A window from Kovacikia minuta CCNUW1 encodes these proteins:
- a CDS encoding peptidoglycan-binding domain-containing protein: MKTLAYLRAKRACQISDVPTTSATSTIPTRKQLAGWAGALMLLLTPALILATTGESQANSSCRGRYRSVGCSSKHHRHGSYCGGLSIGSSGPAVALLQEGLTGAGFPVGIDGVFGFETDQAVRAFQASSGLAPDGCVGPATAQALRYDNRVASRRPINCDQPRCRTPVPLPTPIGPVVRETLRFVVAIPSDNPEKLFRVQRFVPGAFFASSRLGTYINAGSFVDRAPAEARASELQAFGIDAQVRHRDF, from the coding sequence ATGAAAACCCTTGCGTACTTGCGGGCTAAACGCGCCTGCCAAATTTCTGATGTGCCAACTACTTCAGCAACCTCAACCATTCCAACCCGCAAACAATTAGCTGGTTGGGCTGGTGCATTGATGCTGCTTCTCACCCCCGCCCTGATCCTGGCAACGACCGGGGAATCCCAGGCAAATTCCTCTTGTAGGGGGCGTTACCGTTCAGTTGGGTGTAGTAGTAAACATCATCGGCACGGCAGTTACTGTGGAGGCTTATCCATTGGCAGCTCAGGTCCCGCAGTTGCACTCCTGCAAGAAGGGTTAACAGGAGCTGGGTTCCCAGTTGGTATTGATGGCGTCTTTGGTTTTGAAACGGACCAGGCTGTACGCGCATTTCAGGCATCCAGTGGCTTGGCCCCTGATGGCTGTGTGGGACCTGCAACGGCCCAAGCACTGAGGTACGACAACCGTGTTGCGAGCCGCCGACCCATCAATTGTGATCAACCCCGCTGTCGTACCCCTGTTCCGCTGCCGACGCCCATTGGTCCAGTTGTTAGAGAAACGTTAAGATTCGTTGTTGCCATCCCATCAGATAATCCAGAGAAGCTTTTCCGGGTTCAACGATTTGTACCAGGAGCATTTTTTGCAAGTTCCCGCCTGGGTACGTACATTAATGCAGGTTCGTTTGTCGATCGCGCACCCGCCGAAGCAAGAGCATCAGAATTGCAGGCTTTCGGAATTGATGCCCAGGTCAGACATCGGGATTTCTAG
- a CDS encoding Fur family transcriptional regulator, with amino-acid sequence MVAPYTVSSLKAELNEKGWRLTPQRETILQVFQNLAKGNHLSAEDLYNTLKGQGEEISLSTIYRTLKLMARMGILRELELAEGHKHYELNQPYPYHHHHLICVRCSKTIEFKSDTILKIGSKTAQKEGYHLLDCQLTIHAVCPSCQRSLLPV; translated from the coding sequence ATGGTTGCTCCTTACACGGTGTCTTCGCTGAAGGCAGAACTGAATGAGAAAGGTTGGCGGCTGACTCCCCAGCGGGAAACCATTCTTCAAGTTTTTCAAAATCTTGCTAAGGGAAATCATCTCAGCGCGGAAGATCTTTACAATACGTTGAAGGGTCAGGGGGAAGAAATTAGCCTGTCTACGATCTATCGAACCCTAAAGCTGATGGCGCGGATGGGAATCTTGCGAGAATTGGAACTGGCAGAGGGACACAAGCACTATGAGTTAAATCAACCCTATCCTTACCACCATCACCATTTGATCTGTGTTCGCTGTAGTAAAACGATTGAGTTTAAGAGCGATACCATCCTCAAAATTGGCTCCAAAACTGCACAGAAAGAAGGATATCACCTGCTGGATTGCCAACTCACGATCCATGCGGTTTGTCCCTCCTGTCAGCGATCGTTGCTGCCCGTTTAG
- a CDS encoding M28 family peptidase, which produces MNLKEQLRAHLIQISRERDPYLATEGHFYVQQYIRQQLEQWGTVETHEFKIKTRNHTNLILNLPAQAGRSNRPPILIGAHYDAVPGTQGADDNASGVAVLLELARLFSEEPAYYPIQLVAFDLEEYGLLGSAEYAQALAQRQKSVRLMLSLEMLGYCSNEPNSQKYPAGLQYFYPDRGNFIGLIGNVATIPDLIYLSRSIRQAGVPAEWLPAGKRGMIVQATRLSDHAPFWDRGYRAIMVTDTAFMRNPNYHKPSDRIETLDLDFMTGVCQGLVEGLRRL; this is translated from the coding sequence ATGAATCTGAAGGAACAGTTGCGTGCCCACCTGATTCAGATTAGTCGGGAACGCGATCCTTACTTAGCAACCGAAGGGCATTTCTATGTGCAGCAATATATTCGGCAACAGTTAGAGCAGTGGGGAACAGTTGAAACCCACGAGTTCAAAATCAAAACTCGAAACCATACAAACTTGATTTTGAATTTGCCTGCTCAAGCGGGTCGTTCAAATAGACCCCCGATTTTAATTGGTGCTCACTATGACGCTGTTCCAGGCACCCAGGGAGCAGATGACAACGCCAGTGGGGTGGCTGTGCTGCTGGAACTGGCACGCCTTTTTAGTGAAGAACCTGCCTACTACCCGATTCAACTTGTTGCTTTTGATTTAGAGGAATATGGTTTGTTGGGCAGTGCGGAATACGCGCAGGCTCTTGCCCAACGGCAGAAATCAGTGCGCCTGATGTTGTCTCTAGAGATGCTGGGTTATTGCAGTAACGAACCCAACTCCCAGAAGTATCCGGCAGGGCTTCAATACTTCTACCCCGATCGCGGCAACTTCATTGGCTTAATTGGCAATGTGGCAACGATTCCCGACTTAATCTATCTCAGCCGTAGTATCCGTCAGGCGGGCGTGCCTGCTGAGTGGCTACCTGCCGGGAAGCGCGGCATGATTGTGCAAGCAACCCGCTTGAGTGATCACGCTCCCTTTTGGGATCGGGGTTATCGGGCAATTATGGTCACCGATACCGCATTTATGCGGAACCCAAACTATCACAAACCGAGCGATCGCATCGAAACGTTGGATCTTGATTTCATGACAGGGGTTTGTCAAGGACTGGTCGAAGGCCTGCGGCGGTTGTAG
- a CDS encoding IS110 family RNA-guided transposase, protein MTPEKIWVGIDVSKETLDVYILPQGLSLQLPNSEAGVQSLIEQLQEMSVHLVVLESTGGLERTVVVGLHNATIAVAVVNPRKVKGFAIALGKAKTDRIDAEVIARFAQSVNLQPQAVVAPIAQQLSDLMHRRQQLVEIQVAEKNRLARASQTVQPDIEEHLKHLAQRLDALNEQIQTLGQQQADWQRKDQILQSVKGIGPLTAALCLVELPELGKLNEKQIARLVGVAPLNQDSGKHKGKRRISGGRTRVRCGLYMAVLVATRHNPVIRDFYQRLLSKGKPKPVALVACIRKLLVILNAMIRDNTLWQTPA, encoded by the coding sequence ATGACACCTGAAAAGATATGGGTTGGGATTGATGTCAGTAAAGAGACACTGGATGTGTACATCCTGCCGCAGGGGTTGAGCTTACAGTTGCCCAACAGCGAGGCAGGAGTGCAAAGCCTGATTGAACAACTTCAAGAAATGTCAGTGCACTTAGTGGTGCTCGAATCGACGGGTGGATTGGAACGAACCGTTGTTGTGGGATTGCACAACGCTACGATTGCTGTTGCCGTCGTCAACCCTCGAAAAGTCAAGGGATTCGCCATTGCTTTAGGCAAAGCGAAGACCGACAGAATTGATGCCGAAGTCATTGCTCGCTTTGCTCAAAGTGTGAACCTGCAACCGCAAGCCGTCGTTGCCCCAATCGCACAACAACTCAGTGACCTGATGCACCGCCGTCAGCAATTGGTCGAAATCCAAGTGGCAGAGAAGAATCGCTTAGCGCGTGCCTCACAAACCGTGCAACCCGACATCGAAGAGCATCTCAAACACTTAGCGCAACGCCTCGATGCCTTGAATGAGCAGATTCAAACTCTCGGTCAACAGCAAGCCGATTGGCAACGCAAAGACCAGATTTTGCAATCGGTGAAGGGCATTGGTCCCCTCACTGCCGCTCTGTGTTTGGTGGAACTTCCCGAACTCGGCAAGCTCAACGAAAAACAGATTGCTCGTTTGGTCGGCGTCGCGCCCCTCAACCAGGACAGTGGCAAACACAAAGGCAAACGCAGGATTTCTGGAGGACGCACTCGCGTTCGTTGTGGGTTGTATATGGCAGTTCTGGTTGCCACTCGTCACAACCCTGTCATTCGAGACTTCTATCAACGCTTGCTCTCAAAAGGCAAACCTAAACCTGTTGCCCTCGTTGCCTGTATCCGCAAGCTTCTGGTCATTCTCAATGCCATGATTCGCGACAACACGCTCTGGCAAACTCCTGCTTAG
- a CDS encoding rhomboid family intramembrane serine protease translates to MVPLRDDNPTRITPYVTYGLIAVNILVFLFESSLMGSSLLEQFLRTWSVIPAELSASFQGAPQYPLLQEVPTLITSQFLHAGLLHIGGNMLYLWIFGNNVEEQMGRVRFLVFYLLCGALAALAQWFVAPESTIPSLGASGAIAGVMGAYILRFPQVRILTLLPLFLFFTTIRLPAIVYLGVWFVQQALYGFASFNTPTMVGMEGGGVAYWAHAGGFVFGAVLGPIFGLFSKPAAPNMGPDIQSSAGQLNLESQDTP, encoded by the coding sequence GTGGTTCCTTTACGGGATGATAATCCGACTCGAATTACGCCATACGTTACCTATGGTTTGATTGCGGTCAACATTCTGGTTTTTCTATTTGAATCCAGCTTAATGGGTTCATCACTTTTAGAGCAATTTTTACGAACCTGGTCAGTGATACCCGCAGAGCTAAGTGCAAGTTTTCAAGGTGCTCCCCAGTATCCTCTGTTGCAAGAGGTTCCGACCCTCATTACTTCTCAATTTCTGCATGCCGGGTTGCTCCATATTGGTGGCAACATGCTCTATTTATGGATCTTTGGCAATAATGTTGAAGAACAAATGGGGCGAGTTCGGTTCCTGGTGTTTTATCTGTTATGTGGCGCTTTAGCTGCACTTGCCCAATGGTTTGTTGCGCCAGAATCCACCATTCCTTCCCTCGGTGCCAGTGGGGCGATCGCAGGCGTGATGGGCGCTTATATCCTAAGATTCCCCCAGGTGAGAATTCTTACCCTTCTCCCCCTGTTCCTTTTCTTTACTACAATTCGGCTGCCTGCCATTGTTTACCTTGGCGTCTGGTTTGTCCAACAAGCACTGTATGGATTTGCCAGCTTTAATACACCGACAATGGTTGGCATGGAAGGGGGTGGAGTTGCCTACTGGGCACACGCAGGCGGGTTTGTCTTTGGTGCAGTCCTGGGACCGATCTTTGGGTTGTTCTCGAAACCCGCCGCTCCTAATATGGGACCGGATATACAATCTTCTGCCGGACAGTTGAATTTGGAGTCCCAGGATACCCCTTAA
- a CDS encoding PadR family transcriptional regulator, translating to MYTQLVEYVKLRSMSLTYAILSVLICSPSSGYDLAKRFNPSVEGSVGFFWSASFQQIYRELNRLEEKEWLQAETVQQENRPDKRIYAVTALGKQQLCQWIAASEEMAVIKDELLVKLYAGHLVSDQTILTKLETHRQQHQQRLAIYQEIKNQYFKNPQALSNILKFQYMTLLRGIHYETGWLTWYDEIMVLLKLDHYQRAVDR from the coding sequence ATGTATACTCAATTAGTTGAATATGTCAAATTGCGATCGATGTCTCTGACCTATGCCATCCTGTCTGTACTGATCTGCTCCCCCAGCAGCGGTTACGACCTCGCCAAAAGGTTTAACCCCTCGGTGGAAGGGTCGGTCGGTTTTTTCTGGAGCGCCAGTTTCCAGCAGATTTACCGCGAACTGAATCGTCTGGAAGAAAAGGAATGGTTGCAAGCCGAAACGGTACAGCAGGAAAACCGACCTGACAAACGGATCTACGCAGTAACAGCACTGGGTAAACAGCAGTTGTGTCAATGGATTGCCGCATCCGAAGAGATGGCAGTGATTAAAGATGAATTACTCGTAAAACTTTACGCCGGGCATCTCGTGTCAGATCAAACGATCTTGACCAAGCTAGAAACGCATCGGCAACAACATCAGCAGCGCTTAGCCATTTATCAAGAAATTAAAAATCAGTACTTCAAAAATCCACAAGCACTGTCAAACATACTCAAATTTCAATACATGACGCTGTTACGCGGAATTCACTACGAAACAGGATGGTTGACCTGGTATGACGAAATAATGGTGTTGTTGAAATTAGACCATTATCAGCGTGCTGTTGACCGCTGA
- a CDS encoding monooxygenase family protein: MASAKSYSIYQVDLPEHPEAVVFVNGILARDRTGFFWMWRNLLWINNATARAEGCVQTKAGICGANEVIMVSYWRSERDLKQFFRGESHRRMVQFVMKHPNSLCLYNETYQPWHSGKYSHEPQGMAMVYRAV; this comes from the coding sequence ATGGCAAGTGCAAAAAGCTATTCCATTTATCAAGTCGATCTGCCGGAACACCCAGAAGCAGTTGTCTTCGTCAATGGCATTCTGGCTCGCGATCGCACGGGGTTCTTCTGGATGTGGAGAAATCTGTTATGGATTAACAACGCCACTGCTAGAGCAGAGGGGTGTGTGCAAACAAAAGCTGGAATTTGTGGAGCCAATGAAGTGATTATGGTCAGTTATTGGCGTTCAGAACGTGACCTGAAACAATTCTTTCGAGGTGAATCCCATCGGCGAATGGTGCAGTTTGTAATGAAACATCCTAATAGTCTCTGTTTATATAACGAGACCTATCAACCGTGGCACAGTGGCAAATACAGCCATGAACCGCAAGGAATGGCAATGGTCTATAGGGCAGTTTAA
- a CDS encoding Uma2 family endonuclease has translation MTVSLNLEQPENRSAHVMLTIENSTKGHSQMVAHPSIPPAVEILYPETDGQPMADNTAQFRWIVTIKENLEILFAADPTVFVAGDLLWYPVEGNNRLCQAPDAMVVFGRPKQDRGSYQQWREENIAPQVVFEILSPSNTGAEMTRKLLFYQQYGVEEYYIYDPSCNELVGSRRLDQHLAEITEIQGWVSPRLGIRFELDETTLCIYAPNGDRFLTPVELAAQRDQERQRADQEQQRADQERQRADQEQQRADQEQQRADRLAARLRTMGIDPDTG, from the coding sequence TTGACCGTTTCTTTAAACCTGGAGCAACCTGAAAATCGTTCGGCTCACGTTATGCTAACGATAGAAAACTCAACGAAAGGGCATTCGCAGATGGTGGCGCATCCCTCCATTCCTCCCGCTGTGGAGATTCTCTATCCTGAAACAGACGGTCAACCAATGGCGGATAATACAGCGCAGTTTCGTTGGATCGTCACCATTAAGGAGAATCTCGAAATATTGTTCGCGGCTGATCCCACGGTCTTTGTCGCGGGGGATTTGTTGTGGTATCCCGTGGAAGGGAACAACAGGCTCTGTCAGGCTCCCGACGCAATGGTGGTCTTCGGCAGACCCAAGCAGGATCGCGGTTCATACCAACAATGGCGGGAAGAAAATATTGCCCCGCAAGTCGTGTTTGAAATTTTATCGCCAAGCAACACTGGGGCGGAAATGACGCGCAAGCTATTGTTTTACCAGCAATACGGCGTTGAGGAATACTATATTTATGACCCCAGTTGTAATGAGTTGGTTGGCTCTCGAAGGTTAGACCAGCACCTGGCTGAAATCACTGAGATTCAGGGATGGGTGAGTCCTCGGTTGGGGATTCGGTTTGAGTTAGACGAAACCACCCTTTGCATTTATGCGCCCAATGGCGATCGCTTCCTGACCCCGGTGGAACTTGCCGCCCAGCGTGACCAGGAACGCCAACGGGCTGACCAGGAGCAACAACGGGCTGACCAGGAACGCCAACGGGCTGACCAGGAGCAACAACGGGCTGACCAGGAGCAACAACGGGCTGATCGATTGGCTGCTAGATTACGCACAATGGGAATTGACCCAGATACGGGCTGA